A genome region from Lactobacillus sp. ESL0791 includes the following:
- a CDS encoding Hsp20/alpha crystallin family protein encodes MAHDIMNRHNDIFDAMNDWFDLPRNFFDDRELAKVMQADVAENDHEYVVKVDMPGMDKDKIELNYNDGILSVAGSRKSFKDTSDKDKNIIHKERSEGHISRSFRLPNVVASDIHAKYDNGVLTITLPKQSADSNDNSISID; translated from the coding sequence ATGGCACATGACATTATGAATCGGCACAATGATATTTTTGACGCAATGAATGATTGGTTCGATCTTCCAAGAAACTTTTTCGATGATCGGGAATTGGCAAAGGTAATGCAGGCTGATGTCGCTGAAAACGACCACGAGTATGTTGTCAAAGTAGATATGCCCGGCATGGACAAGGATAAAATCGAATTAAACTACAATGATGGTATTTTAAGTGTTGCCGGCTCAAGAAAGTCCTTTAAAGACACTAGCGACAAAGATAAAAATATTATTCATAAGGAAAGAAGCGAGGGTCATATTTCCCGGAGCTTTAGATTACCAAATGTAGTTGCAAGTGACATTCATGCAAAGTATGATAATGGTGTATTGACGATCACATTGCCAAAGCAAAGTGCGGACAGCAATGATAATTCGATTTCAATCGATTAA
- a CDS encoding FAD-binding oxidoreductase encodes MEIIEDKAVRRKYAIDWWAVSHKWSEEEIQKHLPTAIAIPKNVEEVQTAVKYANEHGLKVIPYGGGSGVLGGIIPIKPTLTIDMRQITGVVDFDEDDHLVTVNAGMIGSELEDYLNKRGYTIGHYPQSLYLASIGGLVATKSAGTFSSKYGNIENVMQALEVVLPNGEILSNRNIPRSSTGPHIPTLFIGSEGTLGIITKVTLRMSKLPERREFRGIEFSSWEDAIYTAREFYRRDIVPAVIRINNPAESQNFFSKINHKASEGKVLMIIGIVGAETVVPEVLKQVLLTAKERGGEDIGPEIGNIWEKTRYNADWMKAGNSGNYIGDAIEVSGNWTQLPKMLALVSKRLEGKVAMLWAHGSHFYASGGNIYFIVVAKGENNQDVLAKYDDIWNTIMKAVYEIGGSGAHHHGIGKQRLPWYEEEIGHESHEILAGLEEVIDPKHTFSPGNLGVKK; translated from the coding sequence ATGGAAATTATTGAAGACAAAGCAGTAAGAAGAAAGTATGCGATTGATTGGTGGGCTGTTAGCCATAAATGGTCGGAAGAAGAAATCCAGAAACATTTGCCAACAGCGATCGCTATCCCTAAAAATGTGGAAGAAGTGCAAACAGCGGTTAAGTACGCTAATGAGCATGGCCTGAAGGTAATTCCTTACGGTGGGGGATCCGGCGTTTTGGGCGGGATTATACCTATCAAGCCAACTTTGACGATTGATATGCGGCAAATTACCGGCGTAGTCGATTTTGATGAAGATGATCACTTAGTCACAGTTAATGCTGGGATGATTGGCAGTGAACTGGAAGATTATCTAAATAAGCGTGGCTATACTATAGGTCATTATCCGCAATCCCTTTATTTAGCTAGCATAGGTGGTCTAGTAGCGACTAAATCAGCTGGTACTTTTAGCAGCAAGTACGGTAATATTGAAAATGTAATGCAGGCGCTGGAAGTAGTTTTACCTAATGGTGAAATTTTAAGTAACCGCAATATCCCACGTTCATCTACTGGTCCGCATATCCCTACGCTATTTATTGGTTCAGAAGGAACTTTAGGCATTATTACTAAAGTAACTTTACGGATGTCCAAGCTGCCTGAGCGCAGGGAATTTAGGGGAATTGAATTTTCAAGCTGGGAAGATGCGATTTATACCGCTCGTGAATTTTACCGCAGAGACATTGTCCCTGCAGTAATCCGGATCAACAATCCCGCCGAATCGCAAAACTTTTTCTCCAAAATTAACCATAAAGCTTCGGAGGGGAAGGTGTTGATGATTATTGGCATCGTGGGCGCAGAAACAGTTGTCCCAGAAGTATTAAAACAGGTATTGCTAACTGCCAAAGAGCGTGGCGGTGAAGATATTGGCCCAGAAATCGGCAACATTTGGGAAAAGACCCGTTATAATGCTGATTGGATGAAAGCAGGTAATTCAGGTAATTATATTGGTGATGCGATTGAAGTATCAGGCAATTGGACACAGTTACCAAAAATGCTTGCTCTAGTTTCTAAGCGGTTAGAAGGTAAAGTAGCAATGCTTTGGGCTCACGGCTCACATTTTTATGCAAGCGGCGGTAATATTTACTTTATTGTTGTTGCTAAAGGTGAAAATAATCAAGATGTGCTAGCCAAGTATGACGACATTTGGAATACGATTATGAAAGCTGTCTACGAAATTGGCGGTTCTGGTGCGCATCATCATGGTATTGGTAAGCAAAGATTGCCGTGGTATGAAGAAGAGATTGGGCATGAATCACACGAAATTTTAGCGGGTCTAGAAGAAGTAATTGATCCTAAGCATACTTTCAGCCCTGGGAATTTAGGCGTTAAAAAGTAA
- a CDS encoding FGGY-family carbohydrate kinase has product MGKYILGIDGGTQSTKLVLFDLTGNIVVKTKVNLRPTLSPAPGQVEYQDDDLWTSLIEASKDLLAKFPGEKKDIIAIGLGSIRFCRTLLDENGHLAHPVISWLDYRVGLPQNEKETNIRYMSTATGYMAVRLTGNFRDTIANCLNFPIDKDNFTWGTDEQIKKFNLTRDMLFDLVKPGESLGTVSAEAAAATGLPEGIPVVATANDKAVEGLGAGLEKEDTLVISLGTYIASMVIGDKNNKNPKNYWVNLFCEPNKYAYESMGIWRGMSTISWFKDLLGEPFARYAKEKGMIPEEVLNQEAVKVAPGANGLSMFLDSGSPYQGGGVLLGIERKDGRAEVYRAILEGIALEMKKNVDGMIGELDRKINRIIVTGGGSNSDLLLQMIADVFNMPVSRNVINEAASLGAAICAAVYTKQYASFAEAIDHMVQIKDTFTPDPKTHEIYMGISSKRQQPKFEDPLKHM; this is encoded by the coding sequence ATGGGTAAATATATTTTAGGAATTGATGGCGGTACGCAGAGTACCAAATTGGTTTTATTTGATTTGACAGGCAATATTGTTGTCAAAACCAAAGTAAATCTACGGCCGACATTGTCCCCAGCCCCTGGGCAAGTGGAGTATCAGGATGATGACTTATGGACTTCCTTAATTGAGGCAAGCAAAGATTTATTAGCAAAGTTTCCTGGAGAGAAGAAAGATATTATTGCAATTGGCTTAGGCAGTATCCGTTTTTGCAGGACCTTGTTGGATGAAAACGGTCATCTGGCCCATCCAGTTATTAGTTGGCTGGATTATCGGGTTGGTCTACCACAGAATGAAAAAGAAACTAATATTAGGTATATGTCAACGGCAACCGGGTATATGGCTGTTAGGTTGACGGGTAATTTTAGGGATACAATCGCTAACTGCCTTAACTTCCCAATCGATAAGGATAATTTTACGTGGGGTACGGATGAGCAAATTAAGAAGTTTAATTTAACTAGGGATATGCTTTTTGACTTGGTAAAACCGGGTGAAAGCTTGGGTACTGTAAGTGCCGAAGCGGCTGCAGCCACGGGTTTGCCTGAAGGCATTCCCGTGGTAGCAACAGCTAATGATAAGGCGGTTGAAGGCCTAGGGGCTGGTCTAGAAAAAGAAGATACGCTGGTTATTTCACTTGGGACTTATATTGCCTCGATGGTAATTGGTGATAAGAATAATAAAAATCCGAAAAATTACTGGGTTAACCTGTTTTGCGAACCGAATAAATACGCTTATGAAAGTATGGGCATTTGGCGCGGCATGTCGACAATTAGTTGGTTCAAGGATTTGTTAGGTGAGCCTTTTGCCAGGTATGCAAAAGAAAAAGGTATGATCCCAGAAGAAGTTTTGAACCAGGAAGCTGTTAAAGTAGCACCTGGCGCCAATGGTTTATCAATGTTTCTTGATTCCGGCTCACCGTATCAAGGTGGCGGTGTGCTTCTGGGGATTGAACGTAAAGATGGCCGGGCTGAAGTTTACAGGGCAATTCTTGAAGGGATTGCCCTGGAAATGAAGAAAAATGTTGACGGGATGATTGGTGAATTGGATAGAAAGATTAACCGGATAATTGTAACTGGCGGAGGGTCTAATAGCGATTTACTGTTGCAGATGATTGCCGATGTGTTTAACATGCCGGTTTCACGCAATGTCATCAATGAAGCAGCTAGCTTGGGCGCAGCTATTTGTGCGGCAGTTTATACCAAGCAATATGCCAGTTTTGCAGAGGCCATTGACCATATGGTGCAAATTAAAGATACCTTTACCCCTGATCCTAAGACCCATGAAATTTATATGGGAATCAGCAGCAAACGGCAGCAGCCGAAGTTTGAAGATCCACTGAAGCATATGTAA
- a CDS encoding 2,3-butanediol dehydrogenase, with protein sequence MKAARIYGKQDIRIEEVARPSVGDDQVQVQVKYVGICGSDIHMYGAGAFLPYKPNPLSGQTVPIIEGHEISGKVVKIGKNVKGLEVGDNVAIEPILYCGHCRNCRRGLYNYCLNAIDRNGSGNFIGESADGGMAEYCSVPAEAAYKLPAGMDYDLGALTEPVAVAYQGIKRSGLTEGQTVAVMGAGPIGLFTATLAKLAGATKVYITDVSDVRLAKAREMGIDHTINSAKEDAVTKIFQDLPHGVDISYDCAGVQATLDTAAAVTAMAGTIQVIAMFTKKVSVNMLMATGKGNNILTTLGYENNFETVINIINNNQDLFRKAITKKIPLDDVVAGIKTLMSDKSQVKILVSPEM encoded by the coding sequence ATGAAAGCAGCAAGAATTTATGGTAAACAAGATATTCGCATAGAAGAAGTTGCACGCCCTTCAGTTGGTGATGATCAAGTTCAGGTTCAAGTTAAATATGTAGGGATTTGCGGCAGCGATATTCATATGTATGGGGCAGGGGCTTTCTTACCGTATAAGCCGAATCCCTTATCTGGTCAGACTGTACCAATAATTGAAGGTCACGAAATTTCTGGTAAAGTTGTTAAAATTGGCAAAAATGTCAAGGGCCTCGAAGTCGGTGACAATGTTGCCATTGAACCGATTTTATACTGCGGTCACTGCCGCAACTGCAGGCGTGGCTTATACAATTATTGCTTGAACGCAATTGACCGTAACGGGAGCGGTAACTTTATTGGCGAATCAGCAGACGGCGGTATGGCTGAATACTGTAGTGTCCCAGCTGAGGCTGCTTATAAATTACCAGCAGGGATGGACTATGATTTAGGCGCCCTGACTGAGCCGGTTGCGGTTGCTTATCAAGGAATTAAACGTAGCGGCCTGACCGAGGGGCAGACGGTTGCTGTCATGGGTGCTGGACCAATTGGACTCTTTACAGCAACCTTGGCTAAACTTGCGGGTGCAACTAAGGTTTATATTACAGATGTTTCTGATGTCCGTTTAGCTAAAGCGCGGGAAATGGGAATTGACCATACAATTAACTCTGCTAAAGAAGATGCAGTCACGAAAATTTTTCAAGATTTACCGCATGGGGTGGACATCAGTTATGACTGTGCTGGTGTTCAAGCTACTTTGGATACGGCAGCCGCAGTAACAGCAATGGCCGGAACAATCCAGGTCATTGCAATGTTTACTAAAAAAGTCAGTGTTAATATGCTAATGGCAACAGGTAAAGGCAATAATATTTTAACGACCCTTGGTTATGAAAATAATTTTGAAACCGTAATTAATATTATTAACAATAACCAAGATTTGTTTAGAAAGGCAATTACGAAAAAAATTCCTTTAGATGATGTAGTTGCGGGAATTAAGACATTGATGTCAGATAAATCACAGGTAAAGATTTTGGTTTCCCCAGAAATGTAA
- a CDS encoding DeoR/GlpR family DNA-binding transcription regulator translates to MLNLRQKKILEILNDKKVARVNSLAEKLHYSSSTIRRDLSELGKENLVQRIPGGAILIDEVKNEAPQSFKENIHKKEKEYIGNLAINFIQEHNSIFLDGSSSSYFFAKLLCIFKNLTIITSNLRTALYLKENSSNTIFSLGGKVEDVFCNGTFTQKNALNFYVDLAVVSCRGITENGTSDHIEDETVLKQAMQKNARKTMVLADHFKFDQNFLYLGLDLSQIDIVVTDQKPRDEYISLFKANNITLAH, encoded by the coding sequence ATGCTTAATTTACGACAAAAGAAAATTTTAGAAATTTTGAATGATAAAAAAGTAGCCCGAGTTAATTCTTTAGCTGAAAAACTACATTACAGCTCTAGCACAATCAGAAGAGATTTAAGTGAGTTGGGCAAAGAAAATTTAGTCCAAAGAATACCTGGTGGAGCAATATTAATTGATGAAGTTAAAAATGAAGCACCGCAAAGTTTTAAAGAAAACATTCATAAAAAAGAAAAAGAATATATTGGAAACCTAGCAATAAATTTCATTCAAGAGCATAATTCAATTTTTCTAGATGGCAGCAGCTCCAGTTATTTTTTCGCTAAATTATTATGCATATTTAAAAATTTAACAATCATTACCTCCAACCTACGAACTGCCTTATACCTAAAAGAAAATTCATCTAATACCATTTTCTCTCTCGGAGGAAAAGTCGAAGATGTCTTTTGTAATGGTACTTTTACACAAAAAAATGCTTTAAATTTTTATGTCGATCTTGCTGTGGTTTCATGCCGTGGTATAACGGAAAATGGCACATCTGATCATATTGAAGATGAAACTGTACTAAAGCAAGCTATGCAAAAAAATGCCAGAAAAACTATGGTTTTAGCAGACCATTTTAAATTCGACCAAAATTTTTTATATTTAGGGTTAGACTTAAGTCAAATCGATATTGTAGTCACTGATCAAAAACCAAGAGATGAATACATCAGCCTTTTTAAAGCCAACAATATTACTTTAGCTCATTAA
- a CDS encoding class II fructose-bisphosphate aldolase produces MTMVNLNEVLRDAKKNRYAVGAFNYTDFSTARGIVAAAEEENAPVVLQVAESHFPYISLEQAGKEAIYLAQNAKVPVVVHLDHGVDIKTAIRALNMGFSSVMLDFSTKPIEENIEATRKVVEYAHDVNATVEGEIGVMTTDTGEGKPDYNHLDDNYTTVADAKKFYESTNVDAMAVSFGTVHGVYREKPNLNFKRLKEISEAVPVPLVMHGASGLSTEEYRKSVENGITKINYYSVMSFNVVNGLKKYLNERTDQTFLYDVDMKIIDLVKNDLKEKISIFGSENKA; encoded by the coding sequence ATGACCATGGTAAATTTGAATGAAGTGTTGAGGGATGCTAAGAAGAACCGGTATGCGGTTGGCGCATTTAATTATACAGATTTCAGTACTGCAAGGGGAATAGTTGCAGCTGCGGAAGAGGAAAATGCACCTGTTGTATTACAAGTTGCAGAATCGCATTTTCCGTACATTTCATTAGAGCAAGCTGGTAAAGAGGCTATTTATTTAGCCCAAAATGCCAAGGTACCAGTTGTGGTTCACTTAGATCACGGTGTAGATATTAAGACGGCAATTAGAGCATTGAATATGGGATTCTCATCAGTTATGTTGGACTTCTCTACAAAGCCAATTGAAGAAAATATTGAAGCAACACGCAAAGTTGTTGAGTATGCACATGACGTGAATGCAACTGTTGAAGGCGAAATAGGTGTAATGACCACAGATACCGGTGAGGGAAAGCCAGATTATAATCATTTAGACGATAATTATACAACAGTTGCCGATGCTAAAAAATTTTATGAAAGTACAAATGTTGATGCAATGGCAGTTTCATTCGGTACGGTGCACGGGGTCTATCGTGAAAAGCCTAATTTGAATTTTAAGCGCTTAAAGGAGATTTCTGAAGCAGTACCTGTGCCACTGGTTATGCATGGCGCCTCTGGACTGTCAACGGAAGAATATCGTAAATCAGTCGAAAATGGTATTACAAAAATCAATTATTATTCAGTAATGTCATTTAATGTTGTTAATGGTTTAAAAAAATATTTAAATGAAAGAACAGACCAAACATTTCTTTACGATGTTGATATGAAAATAATTGACTTAGTTAAAAATGATCTGAAGGAAAAGATTTCAATCTTTGGTTCAGAAAATAAGGCCTGA
- a CDS encoding PTS sugar transporter subunit IIA, whose protein sequence is MTKILIATHSTMAQGIVNSCKFLVGNVKDIRYIDAYVDDSDWTKEVDEFFSDFDNKESYVVFTDIYGGSVNQKITQYKAKYDFLLVTGVNLPIVLQCVLSTNPITKDRILKMIDEAKNSLSLVELQESSENNEEDFLE, encoded by the coding sequence ATGACAAAAATTTTAATAGCTACTCATAGTACAATGGCTCAAGGAATTGTCAATAGTTGCAAGTTTTTGGTGGGTAATGTAAAAGATATACGTTACATTGATGCTTATGTGGACGATTCAGATTGGACTAAAGAAGTAGATGAATTCTTTTCAGATTTCGATAATAAAGAAAGTTATGTTGTTTTTACTGATATCTACGGTGGCAGTGTAAACCAAAAAATAACGCAATATAAGGCAAAGTATGATTTTTTATTAGTGACCGGAGTAAATTTACCTATTGTTTTGCAATGTGTGTTGTCAACGAATCCGATTACTAAGGACAGAATTTTAAAAATGATTGATGAAGCTAAAAATAGTCTTTCTTTGGTCGAATTACAGGAGAGTTCAGAAAATAATGAGGAAGATTTTCTTGAATAA
- a CDS encoding PTS sugar transporter subunit IIB, which yields MIKEVRVDDRLIHGQIALTWPKALHVSHIVVANDKASANKMQQMTLKMAVPTGIKVLIRSVEDTISLFANEKAQQIDMMVIVSSVADANTLVKSLGKLISRVNIANSGRFDGIDNSKKKKLGSSLVLSEAELNAAKDIVASGINTVHQVVPEDQAKKFDDILKAAD from the coding sequence ATGATTAAAGAAGTTAGAGTAGACGATAGACTTATTCATGGGCAAATAGCTTTGACCTGGCCAAAAGCTTTGCATGTTTCGCATATTGTAGTTGCCAACGACAAAGCAAGCGCAAATAAAATGCAGCAGATGACGTTAAAAATGGCTGTGCCAACAGGCATTAAAGTACTGATTCGTTCAGTTGAAGATACAATTTCATTGTTCGCAAATGAAAAGGCACAGCAGATAGATATGATGGTTATTGTTTCGTCAGTTGCTGATGCAAATACATTAGTTAAGAGTTTAGGAAAACTCATTTCTCGAGTTAATATTGCAAATTCGGGAAGGTTCGATGGTATTGATAATTCAAAGAAAAAGAAGTTAGGCTCTAGTTTAGTTTTGAGTGAAGCCGAATTAAATGCTGCTAAAGATATCGTTGCTTCAGGAATTAATACTGTTCATCAAGTTGTTCCTGAGGATCAGGCTAAAAAATTTGATGATATTTTGAAAGCTGCTGATTAG
- a CDS encoding PTS sugar transporter subunit IIC encodes MSIVVTGLLAALAEFLCFGGDWLLGQNMADQPIVVGPVVGLLLGDLQTGIILGTSLEAVFIGAVNVGGAVSLNPSMATTLAVTFAIVSGSASNSVVVALAIPLGLLGGLLEVGADALCSFFVPIWNKAAEEGNDKKIVRVHYLAWLFKYLIFAVAVFVTIVIGVKPVSIFVKNLPPFVQNGLGLTGGLLPAVGFAMLLKMVWSNKLAIFYLFGFVMVEYMKLPLIALAIIGLTIALSIAFLDSDILKLGKKNKQVDSDTEVNSSKSEEEDFLS; translated from the coding sequence ATGTCAATTGTTGTTACAGGATTGTTAGCTGCACTAGCAGAATTTCTTTGTTTTGGCGGGGACTGGCTGTTAGGGCAAAATATGGCAGATCAGCCAATAGTGGTTGGTCCTGTCGTTGGTCTTCTTTTGGGAGATTTGCAAACAGGTATTATTTTAGGGACTTCTCTAGAAGCTGTTTTTATTGGTGCAGTAAATGTTGGTGGTGCTGTTTCGTTAAATCCGTCTATGGCAACTACATTAGCAGTAACTTTTGCAATTGTTAGCGGTTCAGCATCTAATTCAGTAGTTGTAGCTTTAGCAATACCATTGGGATTGTTAGGCGGTTTGCTTGAAGTTGGTGCAGATGCTTTATGTTCATTCTTTGTTCCAATTTGGAATAAGGCAGCTGAAGAAGGCAATGATAAAAAGATTGTTCGAGTCCATTATCTCGCGTGGCTCTTTAAATACTTAATTTTTGCAGTTGCTGTTTTTGTAACTATTGTTATTGGTGTTAAGCCAGTGTCAATTTTTGTCAAGAACTTACCACCCTTTGTTCAAAATGGCCTTGGTCTGACTGGCGGTCTATTACCAGCAGTTGGATTTGCAATGCTATTAAAAATGGTTTGGTCGAACAAATTAGCAATTTTCTATTTATTTGGCTTTGTAATGGTTGAATATATGAAATTACCTTTAATTGCGCTTGCAATTATTGGCTTAACAATTGCCCTGTCAATTGCCTTTTTAGATAGTGACATTTTAAAGCTCGGAAAAAAGAATAAGCAGGTAGATTCTGATACAGAAGTAAATTCAAGTAAGAGTGAAGAGGAGGACTTTTTATCATGA
- a CDS encoding PTS system mannose/fructose/sorbose family transporter subunit IID, which produces MMSDKKISKTDQKLLKSMFWHSFTVFAPFNYGIQGGSGFCYSVLPFINYYYKDQPEKKKDALKRSIVWYNATQNVGTFIMGLVASMEKQASKNPDFDVDSINATKASLMGPFSGIGDTLFWGILRVVAAGIAMTLGAQGNFLAPIIFLLVYNIPSIWCRWELGQLGFSVGSQYIEEMYESGMMNVLTKAASTLGLIMLGGMTSSLVSFKAKMVFHLGGGQVLKLQGILDQIFQGLIPLLLTLGCFYLLSKKNMNFTLLMILVIILSLGLAFLGIA; this is translated from the coding sequence ATCATGAGTGACAAAAAAATTTCAAAAACCGATCAAAAACTTTTAAAATCGATGTTTTGGCATTCTTTTACAGTTTTTGCACCATTTAATTATGGAATTCAAGGCGGTAGTGGTTTTTGCTATTCTGTTCTTCCATTTATTAATTATTACTATAAAGATCAGCCAGAGAAAAAGAAAGATGCTTTAAAAAGAAGTATAGTCTGGTATAATGCAACACAGAATGTGGGCACCTTTATTATGGGACTAGTTGCTTCAATGGAAAAGCAAGCAAGCAAAAACCCAGATTTTGACGTCGACAGCATTAACGCTACCAAAGCTAGTTTGATGGGGCCATTCTCCGGTATCGGTGATACATTATTCTGGGGGATCTTGCGTGTGGTTGCAGCGGGTATTGCAATGACTTTAGGAGCTCAAGGCAATTTTTTAGCACCGATTATTTTCTTGTTGGTTTATAACATACCTTCAATTTGGTGTAGATGGGAATTAGGACAATTGGGTTTCTCTGTTGGCTCGCAATACATTGAAGAAATGTATGAATCTGGAATGATGAATGTTTTAACGAAAGCAGCTAGTACTCTAGGATTAATTATGTTAGGTGGAATGACTAGTAGTTTAGTATCTTTCAAAGCAAAAATGGTCTTCCATTTAGGTGGAGGTCAAGTTCTAAAACTGCAAGGTATTCTCGACCAAATCTTTCAAGGTTTAATTCCATTATTATTAACCTTAGGCTGTTTTTACTTATTATCAAAAAAGAATATGAACTTTACACTTTTAATGATATTAGTAATCATTTTGAGTTTAGGATTGGCCTTTTTGGGAATTGCTTAA
- a CDS encoding DUF3021 domain-containing protein codes for MKNSKKILVQGAAAMPIGVTVGIIIALFFDLLYKLPDFYPSSPRFTSHFPSLTVATLVAAVLWALMGFVFGATAIIFDQEKWSITKQTVIHFLVTFICFTALAILAGWFPLNAEWLTFYTIIFIIIYVIMWSISMKSAKRKIAKINQAIQASKK; via the coding sequence ATGAAAAACAGTAAAAAAATTTTAGTTCAAGGAGCTGCAGCCATGCCGATCGGTGTTACTGTCGGGATCATAATCGCATTATTCTTCGATTTACTCTACAAGTTACCGGACTTCTATCCGTCATCACCAAGATTTACGTCACATTTTCCCAGCCTAACAGTTGCTACTCTGGTTGCGGCAGTCTTATGGGCACTGATGGGCTTTGTCTTTGGGGCTACGGCAATTATTTTTGATCAAGAAAAGTGGAGCATTACCAAACAGACTGTAATTCATTTTCTAGTGACGTTCATTTGTTTTACCGCGCTGGCAATTTTGGCAGGCTGGTTTCCGTTAAATGCAGAATGGCTAACATTTTACACAATTATTTTTATCATCATTTATGTCATCATGTGGTCCATTTCGATGAAAAGTGCTAAAAGAAAAATCGCTAAAATCAACCAAGCAATTCAGGCAAGTAAAAAATAA
- a CDS encoding LytTR family DNA-binding domain-containing protein: protein MIVNFNLSEKFKIPFISINAAKKTPSLEKMASSIKQMVNNQQIKAYRNGREKIIPLYQVSRFYTQDKYVVCEVQGEIYRVHKRIYELSKNLPAKNFVQISSAELVNMAEIANLALTKTGIYQVNLTNGETTYTSRRYVKKIREAFLK from the coding sequence ATGATCGTCAACTTTAACTTGAGTGAAAAGTTTAAAATTCCGTTCATTTCCATCAATGCCGCAAAAAAGACGCCATCATTAGAAAAAATGGCGTCATCAATTAAGCAGATGGTCAACAATCAACAGATTAAGGCATACAGGAATGGTCGAGAGAAAATCATTCCTCTTTATCAAGTCAGCAGGTTTTACACGCAAGATAAATATGTCGTTTGTGAAGTGCAAGGAGAAATTTATCGCGTGCACAAGCGAATATACGAATTGAGCAAAAATTTGCCAGCAAAAAATTTCGTTCAAATCTCTAGTGCTGAGTTAGTCAACATGGCCGAAATCGCCAATTTGGCACTGACCAAAACCGGAATTTACCAAGTTAATCTCACTAATGGTGAAACAACCTATACGTCAAGAAGATACGTGAAAAAAATACGGGAGGCGTTTTTAAAATGA